One Planctomycetaceae bacterium DNA segment encodes these proteins:
- a CDS encoding DUF983 domain-containing protein — MTASPDEPRQIPQLSIEQAVSRGIRLRCPICAKGRLFRGWFRMHSECENCGFTFERAPGYFLGSTYINYAVTAGLSTAAFVVLRFVYRVPKEFLLPVLLSFCVVFPLVFFRFARSLWLSLDCFFDRTGASEASTVRRREGSRTEVSNNGG, encoded by the coding sequence ATGACTGCTTCCCCCGATGAGCCTCGCCAGATTCCGCAGCTCAGCATTGAGCAGGCCGTGTCGCGGGGAATCCGGCTGCGCTGCCCGATCTGTGCGAAAGGCCGGCTGTTCCGCGGCTGGTTCCGGATGCATTCGGAATGCGAAAACTGCGGCTTCACGTTTGAGCGTGCTCCCGGATACTTCCTGGGATCCACCTACATCAACTACGCTGTGACCGCGGGCCTGTCGACGGCAGCATTCGTGGTCCTGCGGTTCGTGTACCGAGTTCCCAAAGAATTCCTGCTGCCCGTGTTGCTGTCGTTTTGCGTCGTGTTTCCGCTGGTTTTCTTTCGATTTGCCCGGTCTCTGTGGCTGTCGCTGGACTGCTTTTTCGACCGGACCGGAGCGTCGGAGGCTTCGACCGTGCGACGACGAGAGGGATCCCGAACAGAAGTTTCGAATAACGGCGGCTGA